A single Longimicrobiaceae bacterium DNA region contains:
- a CDS encoding DNA cytosine methyltransferase encodes MPAQLKAVSLFSGCGGFDWGAQQAGVEIIWANDVDPHAATAYRGLFPNVEFHEGDIRGIGAFPEADVLIGCYPCTGFSVAARRRSPHRGAERELRANEGNFLYQEFLRALRQVRPKYLFVENVKGMVCAEDGWFLAKQVNCFRHAGYSISLKRLKASAYGVSQQRERVFIVGVRSDVVKTRRFKYAFPEPTHGPGTTHPYATLHDTIGGMPLWPEGEYCESPFHGHYLTRNRKRGWGDLSYTIVAHAHHVPLHPLGEPMQNIGQDAWALQGGENRRLSWRECAAIQGLPLHVEPSGSLMNKHRVVGNAVPPAFGRNLLAPVVALESEE; translated from the coding sequence ATGCCGGCACAACTCAAAGCCGTCTCGCTCTTCTCTGGCTGCGGGGGCTTCGATTGGGGAGCCCAGCAGGCTGGAGTTGAAATAATCTGGGCCAACGACGTGGACCCCCACGCGGCAACCGCCTACCGCGGTCTGTTTCCCAACGTGGAGTTTCACGAAGGCGACATTAGGGGTATCGGAGCATTCCCCGAAGCTGACGTCCTGATTGGCTGTTATCCATGCACGGGATTCAGTGTTGCGGCCCGCAGGCGCTCGCCCCATAGGGGAGCTGAGCGCGAACTGCGCGCGAACGAAGGGAATTTCCTATATCAAGAATTCCTCCGGGCGCTCCGACAGGTACGACCGAAGTACCTGTTCGTTGAGAACGTGAAGGGAATGGTTTGCGCTGAAGACGGGTGGTTCCTCGCCAAACAGGTAAACTGCTTTCGACATGCCGGGTACAGCATCAGCTTGAAGCGCCTGAAGGCAAGTGCGTATGGCGTCAGCCAGCAGCGAGAGCGGGTGTTTATCGTCGGAGTTCGCTCAGACGTGGTGAAAACGCGTCGGTTTAAGTACGCGTTTCCAGAACCGACGCACGGGCCGGGCACGACACACCCGTATGCGACTCTTCACGACACGATTGGTGGAATGCCGCTCTGGCCCGAGGGTGAATATTGCGAGTCACCATTCCATGGGCATTATCTCACCCGTAATCGCAAACGCGGGTGGGGTGATCTCAGCTACACCATTGTTGCGCACGCTCATCACGTTCCGCTGCACCCACTGGGTGAGCCAATGCAGAACATCGGCCAGGACGCCTGGGCGCTACAGGGCGGAGAGAACCGGCGCCTGTCGTGGAGAGAATGCGCCGCGATTCAGGGGCTCCCGCTTCATGTTGAGCCTAGCGGATCACTAATGAACAAGCACCGCGTGGTCGGAAATGCTGTTCCGCCGGCATTCGGGCGTAACCTTCTGGCACCTGTTGTCGCGCTTGAATCAGAAGAATAG